The stretch of DNA CGACCTGCGTGGTGGCCTCCCGCGCTCCCAGGTGCGCAGGTAACTGGAGCTTGCCGGGCCGTGCCTAGCCAGGTGGGTTTCCAACGACTTCCACCTGGCCAGATCGCCCTCACTCTCTCCATGGGAGTTGTGGCCGCTGGGATCTGGGACCCTTGCCCAGTGGTTTGCAGACAAAGGGAGGGAGGAGTCATTTCCTGGCAGCCTCGCTGCTGGAGCTGGCGGTGGCCAGAGCAACAAGCTCACTGCGGCCAGCGCTGTCCTCCTCTAGGTGCCCAGAGGCAGGTGTACCGTGAGGCCAGCAAGCGGCAGAGGTACTGTCGGGAAGAGGTGCTAAAATGGCTTGTCTTGGGCACCCCTCCCCTGCGCCCCCTCCGTTCCAAAAGGCCCTGCAATTTGTGTTCTCCACTCCTAAGGTGGCCACCTTGGTCATGGACAAGCTCATCTAGCACATGGTTTTGTGATTTTGTGGGCTAGGTCCAGGTGATGCTTTATTGCTATTCCAGTGGGATGGGCAGATGCCCCTGAGCCCCTGCCACTGTTGCTAATGACATCTCCATTAGTGCCACATGTGAGCACCCACCCCTGCTGACCAACCTCTCAGACTCCTTTCAGGACATGACTCAAACTCACGCTGCGAGCCAGGCCCTTCCTGCCAGGCTTCTGTCAGGCTTCTGTCCTTTCCGGGCTCTCCCATGTCCACCGGGTCAACTGGGTCCTCCTCAGCAGCCCTAGGGAGCTCACGCCAGCAGTAGCACTTTTATGAAATCTGTACTACCCACCAAGTGCTCACCACGCTTTGCATGGATATTTAATCCAGAGGTGCTGTGAGAGAGGTATAGCTATTGTTTCCAGTTTATAGCTGGGGATAATGAGGCATGGAGAGATGgggaggtgttttttttttttttttttttttttttgaatgagtcttgctcagttgcccaggctggagtgcagtggcgcaatctcagctcactgcaagctccgcctcccaggttcacaccattcttctgcctcagcctccagagtagctgggactgcaggtgcccgccaccacacctggctaatttttttgtatttttagtagagatggggtttcatagtgttagccaggatggtctcgatctcctgacctcatgatccgcccacctcggcctcccaaagtggtgggattacaggcgtgagccgctgcgcctggcctgtttgttttttgagatgtagtttcactcttgttgcccaggctggattgcaatggcacaatctaggctcactgcaacttctgcctcccaggttcaagtgattctctttcctcaacctcccaagtagctaggattataggtgtctgccaccatgcctagctaattttttaattttttgtatttttagtagagatggggtttcatcaggttggccaggctggtctcgaactcctgacctcaagtgatctgcccacattggcctctcaaagtgctgagattacaggcataagccaccacgcccagccttgttttgttttttaaggcatTTTGCCTGAGATGACACAGACGGAAGTGGCAAACCTCACTCCCTGGCTGATCCTGTTAggctcttctttcctttccaccCAAGGTTCCTTCTGCTCACAGAACCCCCATGATCTCCCACCCTCCAGATAGCAGCTTAGGGATTCCCTCCCCAGGAGGCCTTCTTTCGCCCCTCTGCTGGGCTCACACCAGCCCACCCCAGGTTTCTCCTCAACCCAAGGGCCAGTGTACTTCCCAAGAGTAGGGACTGGGGTGGAGTGTATCCTTACTGTATCCTAGGTGGCCAGAGCTCCCCTAAAGCCTGCACCCAACACTTGCCCACCTAGCTGTCTTTAATGCTCCTCTGATTCCAGACCACTCCTTCCAAGTAACCAGTAAAACCTGAAAATCCTTGAGTTGAAGATAACTGTGGGTTACTTGGTTAAAGTCCTTTACGCAATGGGAGAGtggaggaagaaatatttttaactggGGGTGACTGGCAATGGAAACGATGTTTGCTCCCCTGCCATTCAGTCTTCAAATGGTGGTGCACAAGCCTGGAGGGGGATATTCTAAGGGGAGCCTCCTCCTTCAGCCTTTTTCTCCCAGGAGCTAGGATCAGTCCCTTCCCAAGATGCAGATGCTGCAGGCAGACTTGTGGGTGCAGAACTGAGTCAGCCAAGCTAAGTGGCTTGGGCTGGGGATGAGAGGGAAAAGATCCACAGAGTTTTTTTAGGCTCTTAAAGAACAATTCACTGTCTTGGGGGAGGCCTATTGAGGCAAATTGGCCTCAACCATGGAGAACAAggtctcaggttcctccaagccCTGCTGGGCCAAATATCTTGAATGATTTCTTCTCACTtgttaggacttttttttttttttttttttttttttggagatggagtctcgctctgtcgcccaggctggggtgcactggcgcgatctcggctcattacaagctccgcctcccaggttcacgccattctcctgcctcagcctcccgagtagctgggactacaggcacccgccaccacgcccagctaatttttttgtatttttagtagagatggggtttcaccgtgttagccagtatggtctctatctcctgacctcgtgattcacccgcttcggcctaccaaagggctgggattacaggcgtgagccactgcgcccggccttgttagGACTTTTTATGAGGGTTAATGCAGGCGCGAGCCTTAAAGCGTTAAGCCCTgagcttggcacacagtaaatgtcCATGAATGGTGGCCTACCTTCCTTCCCATGCCACAGATAGGTATGGGTGGCCTGGGCTCCCCTGGCCCAGGCTTCTCCGGGCCCCTTAGTGTGTTCGTTGGTCTTCTTCCACCCTGCGGGGAGAACCCTGAAGGAGGGGGACGTGGGGCTAGCGACAGGGGTGGAGCTCGGAAGTGGGGTTCGGGAGACAGGGGGTTCATCCAGCACCCTGGACAGAGCCCTCCTTGGCTCCGCCCCATGTGGCCTCCTCCCGGCTGGCTCTGTGGATCCCTCCAGTCATCTCTCTGACCAGTAGGTCGCAGTTTGATTCGCGGGCGTGGCCGTTGCCCCGCCAGCCGGTCGGGGGAGGGAAGCCTGGAGCAGATGGGCGGGGGACGCCAGCCAGTTTGCCGCAGCAACGGCCACGCGGCGCGAAGGCGGTCCTGGGCGGGCCACTGGGGCCCAGGCGGGCAGCCTGGGGCCCGCACCCAGGACTGTCCCGCCCGCGCGTCACGTGAGCCCTGACTGTCCTACGGGGGAGAACCCGGACCCCTAGCCGGTGGGAATGAAAACGAGCTCCGAGGGCTCCTGGGCTGCCTCTGCTTCTGTAGGATTCCGTTTCCCCACCCAAAGCCTGGAGTAGGGTAACCAGAAGACTCTTAACTAGGCAAGCCGCTGAAGGATTCTGCGGGATCCTTAGAGCCGGGCGTCCAGCGACTGGGGCCCTTGTCCAGGCTTGGCCTGTTCCCAGCGTCGAGGGCTGGAGCAAGTCACGATCTCTCTCCAGACCTCGGATTCCCTGTGCAGCTCAGCCCTTCCCCCGATAAAGCAGCTGAGGGGGTGAGGCCCTCGCGCTGCTGTCCCTCGTGGGAGCTCCCATAACCGCTGGGTTCCCTGCTCCGGCCCAGGGCGGGGCTCAGAGGAGTTGCTGAACCCGACCCTGGGCAATGAATGAAGGGCGGCATTGGAGAAGAGGGACAGTAGCTTGAGCCAGGCAAGGCCTGGCCCCACCTGGCCCTCCTGCCCTCGGGGTCACCAGCGAAGGCCCCCGATGGCGCCCTCACCACTCCCCCGCAGGTGCTCGCGGACAACTGGGGGCCGCCACCTCGCGGTAGATAGGACGCAAAGGCAGGGAGCGGGATCCCCGGGGGCGTCGCGGTCTCCCCTCCCGTCTCCACCCTGCGCAGGAACAAAGGCAGGAGGTGGGACCAGCGGCCTGCCGGACtccgcggggcggggcggggcggggcggggcggggcggggcgggcgaGCCGCTCCCTTAAAGCTCGGCCGCGGGCGCGGCGCGCACTCGTCTGGCACCAGCCCGGGCCGCGCGCGGGTCCTCATTCCGGACCTCGGTTTGCTTTTGCGTGGGGCTCGCAGCTGCCACCGCTTTCCCGCGGAGCATGGGGCTGCCTCGCCGGGCAGGGGACGCGGCGGAGCTGCGCAAGGTGGGAACCGGGGactgggggcggggcgggggacTCCGGGGACCCGTCTAACCACCGCGCCGCCGGTCTGCAGAGCCTGAAGCCGCTGCTGGAGAAGCGCCGGCGCGCGCGCATCAACCAGAGCCTCAGCCAGCTTAAGGGGCTCATCCTGCCGCTGCTGGGCCGGGAGGTGAGCGCGCCCGGGCGGAGGGCGGAGGGTCCTGGGGCGCGGAGCGGGGGAAGGGGGACGGGTTGCTCCTGCGGGAGGAACCCGCCAGGAGGTTCCGCGAGGCGCCCAAGGCGGAGGCTCGGTGGGGTGGGCGCGTCGGAGCTGACCCCACGCAGGCCACGGCGCTCCCCACACCCAACTCCCGACTAGAGCGCGGGTGCGCATGGTAGCCGGTCAGAGGTCTGTCTTGGTGGTTCTCTGTCCCTCTtccttgtggccgggcgcagaACTCCAACTGCTCGAAGCTGGAGAAGGCAGACGTCCTGGAAATGACCGTGCGCTTCCTGCAGGAGCTGCCTGCGTCGTCATGGCCCACGGCAGCGCCCAGTGAGTGAGCCCGCCCTCCCCTGCCGCGCGCCCTGCACCCCGCACCCCGCACCCCACCCCGCACCTCACGCTGCTCTCTGCCCTCAGTGCCTTGCGACAGTTACCGCGAGGGCTACAGTGCCTGTGTGGCGCGCCTGGCCCGCGTGCTGCCCGCCTGCCGAGTCCTGGAGCCCGCAGTGAGCGCGCGCCTGCTGGAGCACCTGTGGCGGAGAGCGGCCAGCGCCACCCTCGACGGCGGGCGCGCTGGGGATTCCGGTGGCCCATCTGCCCCCGCCCAAGCGCCCGCGTCTGCCCCGCAGCCCGCATCCGCGCCCGTGCCCTCGCCGCCCTCGCCTCCCTGCGGCCCTGGCCTCTGGCGGCCGTGGTAGCCCCTCGGTCGGTCCACGGACCCTGCCGACTG from Rhinopithecus roxellana isolate Shanxi Qingling chromosome 12, ASM756505v1, whole genome shotgun sequence encodes:
- the HES2 gene encoding transcription factor HES-2 encodes the protein MGLPRRAGDAAELRKSLKPLLEKRRRARINQSLSQLKGLILPLLGRENSNCSKLEKADVLEMTVRFLQELPASSWPTAAPMPCDSYREGYSACVARLARVLPACRVLEPAVSARLLEHLWRRAASATLDGGRAGDSGGPSAPAQAPASAPQPASAPVPSPPSPPCGPGLWRPW